The nucleotide sequence TTCTTTGTTTTCTTACTGATCTGATGATTAGCCACCGGTGAGGCACCTTCTCTTGGAGCTGAGTTTGGTTGCTGATTACCATAGACCTGATCCGAAGGCATGTTCTCTTTCTTGTTACCTGAACCCGAACCGTTGCCTGATCTGTGCTTTGATTGCTTAGCAATAGATGCAGCTTCAGGCTGGTGAATCCCATTGGTGTGATTAACATAcattttctcctttttcttaCCCGGATCACCATTGATAGCTGATTTGGGGTTTCTTTGCTTGATGTTTTGCTGCGTATGCATTGATGCAACTTCTGTTGGAACCGTGTTGAAACCATGCTGTCGATTCCTATTCACGTGACCAGAAGAAGAAGGCTTGCTCTCTTTCAGACTCAGAGACCAAAAGAGTGAGTTGAGGAAAGAGTTCGGCTTTTCCTCCCATCCTCCAGTTTCATACATCTCAGTCCTCGAATGTTTTGGCCTCATAGACTCCGATGGAGATGAAAGTCCCGCATGACCATCATATGAGAGAATACGAGCTATTGCATACATAGAAGCTCCAAGATGAGGCGGTAGATTTTCCCGTGGATGTCTTACCTAGAACATACCAATGAACGgatgaaaaatcaaatcaaatcagatAACAAAAACACTTCAAGTATGGAGTAAACTTAAGCACAACGGATTATAAACTCACCTTGAACAAAATGGATGCTGTTAATCTCTCCCGCAGAATGTACATTTGAGCAACTTCAAGGGCTGTGGTTTTGAAAGGCAGCCACCGATCAACTACTAACTTAACTGAATTTTCAGGTGAAGACATCATGTTCTCTTCACGCCTACTCTCTGCTTTATGTATATTCATcccctcttcttcatcttcttcttctcctgtttcttcatcttcttcttcttcttcctcgccaTCACTATCATCAGCATCACTCCTCTCTGTAGGAGCTACAGCTATCTCTGTTGAGACCAGTAACAAAGGGAGATCGCGAGCAACGGTACAGTTTCGTATGTGCATGCCTCCATCTCCACGTGTGATCTCATCGAACACAACTAAAGACTCATCATACTTCTTTGAAGACAAGTTGAAGTTGTTTGAGAGCGAATGCACACGAACTTTGGCACCACTAGCAGTCTCTACCAAAGATCTTCGATTATTACCAAAAGATGGGCACAATCTCCCCACCATTGGATACAATCCCACAGCTAGGACGGCACGGAGTATACCAGGGTCACGCGAGTTCTGGCTACAACTCGATATGTCATTAGGAATGATCCCATGTCTTTTAAGTTCTGACTCAAGTTGGCTACGCATCTGATCCAACATCTTCATAGCACTTGGGGATACAAAATACTGAGAGCAAAACTCAGCCGCAAGACCTCTTTCTTTTGCGTTTTTCCAGCAGTCAAAGGCGGCAACAACCGCTAGGTGATCACTGTCGCCACCACAGAGCGACGCAAGTTCAAGCTTTGCAGTAGCAGCTTTCTGTCTTTCAACTGGCGACATGGGCATGGTAAACGGTTCCTTGTAGTCTGCTGCACATGCCAGAGTAAGTGCTGGATCCAGACAGTTTACTAATACAGCGAAGAAAAGCATTTTGCTTATCAGAGGATGAACTGGGAGATGACCAAACTTCTCTCCAAGTTCTGTCAGCTCTTCCTCAGGTGTCAGGGCTCCGATGTCTTGTAGGATGCTCAAGGCGTTTGCAATACTTTGATCAACAGGCGGGTCCAACAGTTTCTGAAGGAAATCATTTGTCTTACAATTTGGATCGAGGATCTTAAcctgaaaataacattgaagGGTGATAATGAGTATTGCACGAATGGTTCACCTCATAGAGGCAAATGCTATTTAAATGAAATGAGCAGTACCTGTAGGCAGAGTTCTTCTACAGGCATCCTCTTAATCTCAGGAACTTTAAAATCCGGCATAGAGGCTGCACGAAGTCTAGAATAGAGATGATAACAAATGCCAGGCTGGCAACGGCCTGCACGACCCTCACGCTGTTTGGCATTTGCTTTCGACACCCATGAAGATTGAAGAGTTGAAACATTACTGTAAGGATCATAGCTCTTTTCCTTCATCCGGCCGCTATCTATCACGTAAACCACATCATCAATGGTCACTGCTGACTCAGCAATATTCGTGGCAAGCACAATCTTGCGACAACCTCGAGGAGGGCGACTAAAAACTTTCTTCTGCTCCCCTGCTGGAACCATTGAGTGAAGACATATAATGTTGAATTTACTACCATCCGAGAAAATAGGGCTGTCAAGTAACCTCTGTcttgttttatttatatcatcCCATCCAGGTAGAAAAACGAGAATGGCACCACCATCTTCTGAGTCGCCACATATCTTCCTCATTAGCTGCTGTATAAGACTCACATCGACCTGCTCCGGGTTGATTGTCGCCATGTACTTATCGAGTAACTGCTGTCCTTGCTGAGAATTAGACTGAGAGCTTTCTGCATGCTCCCTGATGATTTGAGCAGCTTCTAGCTGATTCTCTGTTTCGGCCAATTCTAAGGCTGTCATTCCATCTTTGGACTTTAAGTTCCAGTCTGCGCCGAATGAGAGGAGCATGCATACATCGCTGATCCTTCCTTTTCCAGCAAATACCATAAGTGGTGTTAGTAAGGTTGATTGGTGCTGATAATTGTAGATCTCGGGACTTCCCTGAGAAGAAACTAGATCTAAGAGGGCATCGAACTCATCATTTGTCCAAGCCAAGATGATTGCTTCATCTAAAGCAAGTTTATCTTCATCTGTTAAATCAAGCTTCTGGTCTGGTATACTCAAGTTGGCAGAGCTTAGATGATTATCTCCACCTGACTTCAAAATAGAGAGCACATCCTCCAAATATAAAGTTCTCACCTGTAGAGACAAAGCATGGAGATTAAACTTGGGAAAACAGAATTTCCAGGTTTGAGAAAGAGTAAAGAAGAGAAATTAACTGGATAAGTGAATCCAGGGACACGGACAACCGGGCAACCTCCAAAATATCCCGAAAATCTCTCAGCATCAAGCGTAGCACTCATTAAGATCTGTTGGCTcagaattttcaaaaaatcttGTAGTCAGGTCATACTCAAAGACATTATCACAAGTCCAGCATATTAGTGAAAAGAACATAGAGCTTAACTAACCAGACGGAGATGAGGATTTGATGGAAGCAAGTCCCTgcaaattggaaaaaaaaaagcattgcaaattagaaaaaaaacactgaaaagaaaagaaatagtaTCTTATATCATCGCTTGGAGCTTCAGAAATACATGTGCACCAATATGGCATATTGAAGCGAAACAACTGAACAATAGCCTTAACAACAGTTCCGTAAGTCACGTAGAATTGGTTTATTTGATAAACACCTTGATGGTTTGAGAAACTACCTTATAATTGCCAACATGAAATCAGAGTAGCAATCCCTTTCATGGATTTCATCCTACAAAGTAACATTCAGGTCACTGATTAATGTAGACAGccacataataaaattctacagccttgggaaaaattaaaaaatctgaGATGAGAAACAATATAACAAGAAGGCATGCCACAGTGACGGTTCACAATTTCATTATATCTTCAAGCAATTTAATTGTCCGAGGAACAGCAGCATATAGATATGAAACACATGATAATGGATGAAAAATATGTCAATTACCACAATGATGTGAGTAATGTCGGAAACATAGCTGCCAGAGCCTTTTCCTACAAGCACTCTCAGGAGAATGCCATTGGTGCAGAAAACAACTGATGAGTGTCTTCCACCTTTGCTCTGCAGTCGAACCTGAAATTGCAACATAAAGTCAATGAGGCACTTCATTACATTATTAAAACACGTCCACCTTTCATGTACAAACGCAAGTGTTTACTACCTACAAAGATTACTAACCTTGTAACCAATGTTGTCTCCAATGCTTTCACCTCTTTCACAGGATATTCTTTCAGAAACTTCAAAACAGAGATGGAAAAACATTCAGCTAGGGGTTTGCAGTACAAAACATAAATGTGAATTAAACCCGAAATTTAAAAAGATCATACGTAGCTGAATAAGGAAGAATATCAACCTGACATAGCGGAGATACGCCGTGGTTGGGTGCATACAATTTTGCAGGTTTCTCTTTTGCTTGACCACATATGGTCTAAAAGATATTGAGGCACCTAAAACATCACCAAAAGGAGTGAGAATCCTCCAGAGTTAAAATATCGAGGGCAGAGTTTCAGATAGAAAACTCTTTACATGGCCTAAATCACACCCCAGGCTCACATTCAGAAAACTCTTATAACATAACATACTTTCTCTAAAAGATTCAAGTTGCATACAGCTATGGACTAGAAAACTGACAGTTTGACCCTCGAATCCAAGGGATGAATAACTAATTCATTAAGGAGATGATTCTACTGAAGGAGCAACAAATACCTGAGTAGTTTTCCCGCAACCAGTTTCACCAGAAATAAGAATAACCTGCATTTAGAATTAAGAATTTTATAGTGATTCATTTCATGCACAAGCTGAAACAAATTCTGAACAATTAACATACTGAAGGAGTTCACAGAACCTGATTAGATTCAACAGCAGATGTGATAGCGTCTCTAAACGATGTGATGGGAAGCCTTGACCGCAACTTAGAGATCtgtaacataaaaaaaaaaacatttcacttTCCTCTACTTGTCATGATTCATAACTTCTCAATCTATATTTCTGAACAAAAGAAGCTGAGTATCCCTTACCTCCTGAAGAGCTCTATCATTCCTCAGCCTAGAACTCAAAGACGCCACCTTGTCCAAGATCTCATCACCGCTCATCTGCGGCTTCCTAAAAAAATCATCTTTCCACTGCCCTTGTTTACCAGACTTGCCTACGTACTTGTTAAACGACGTCGCAGCAGTATCTCCATCACAAGGCGGATAATAAGTAAACAACTCCTGAAGAATAGCATCAGCCTCAGGCGGAAACGAGACGCACCGAAGCTTCTCTTTGTTAGACTTCTCCTTAGCTCCTTTGTTCTTCCCATTTCTATACATGTCTTTGAATATCGAAAGACGCCTTTGATTCCCTTGCCTATAAAACCATATCCACATGGATAAAGATCAATACTTTATCAAACCCAGAAGACGTCTCACCATAAAGGTGAAAACTTTATCAAACCCAAAAGAGGTTAAAGTTAGAATGAACTCTCACTCACCCAGAGCTTTTGGATTGAATACCCATTTTCCGACACATCTGGTGAATCACGCCACGTTCGGTGTTCGAAAGGTTATGCTCAAACGTGTAAACTACAACAACAAAGGAAGAAGCGTGTTTCAATCGACATTCAATTAGAGTTTGGGAAACTCTCTATGTTACCTTCGTTACCGGAGGCTCGAAAGTCTTCGATGACCTTAGAAGCCCAGATCCTAGTAGCTTCGACGGAACTTGGCTTGCCGGCTGCATTTTCAGACCTGAACCTCTTGTTCCCCATGGATGATTAGGGTTGAGTGTTGTTGTAATGGTTCGATGAGTTTCTGAAGTTTGATtgcattattatatatataaaccaccGCCTTTCCTTCTCCTCTCTCTTGTCAATTTTAATTGGCCAAAGTAAAAGAAGAAATAATTGATTGGCAGGCAGAGATGGGATGCTGTGAAACTTGAGGGAATATGCTTCGCCTGACTTCTTCTTAAGGCCCAATGGGCCCATTCACTTGCACCAAAACAGTCGTATGTCTGGACAATTCATGAGCTGCCTTGTTTCTTTCACGGTTGACTAATCGAAAAGATCATTCCGGTTCCCATGTAGACGGCCCTACGACTCTTCCAAACTTTTGATCTCGTAATATCCGCTCATCATTGGCTTCACCTGCTCTGTAGATATCTTCCATTGGATGAACATTTCTTTGAGCGAAAAGAAATTCATTCATAGACTTTCAAATATACCATAGTACCCAGAAAGACAATTTGGCGATCCTAAATATTGTATCTGAACTATTCATAAGTTCAAATAGTGCTGATATATTTTCCTCTAAGTCGAGATTGAAAATTTGAGAATGGTAAACCTGAACATCTCCAAGTTGCTTGCGCATGAGGACAAAGAAAGAGAACATGGTTAATAGTCTCCTCTTCCACGCAATATGTCTAGCAAGTTGGATACATATTGATTCCTCTTGAACAAAGTTGCACATATGTAGGCAGAGCGCCTGAAATAGTTTTCCATACGAAATGTTGAATCTTAGGAAGGATTTCTAATTTCCAAGTTTGAGCTTTAAGTACTAGAGATCCATCTGGTACTATAATTTCTTCTTCTACAAAATCATGGGTAGCCGTCCAATAGCCTGACTTAACCGTGTATTCCAAATTTGGATTATATGGCCAAATATACTTGTCACATTGATTATGCCTCGATAATCTGATAGCAT is from Brassica napus cultivar Da-Ae chromosome A4, Da-Ae, whole genome shotgun sequence and encodes:
- the LOC106348377 gene encoding DExH-box ATP-dependent RNA helicase DExH6, which encodes MGNKRFRSENAAGKPSSVEATRIWASKVIEDFRASGNEVYTFEHNLSNTERGVIHQMCRKMGIQSKSSGQGNQRRLSIFKDMYRNGKNKGAKEKSNKEKLRCVSFPPEADAILQELFTYYPPCDGDTAATSFNKYVGKSGKQGQWKDDFFRKPQMSGDEILDKVASLSSRLRNDRALQEISKLRSRLPITSFRDAITSAVESNQVILISGETGCGKTTQVPQYLLDHMWSSKRETCKIVCTQPRRISAMSVSERISCERGESIGDNIGYKVRLQSKGGRHSSVVFCTNGILLRVLVGKGSGSYVSDITHIIVDEIHERDCYSDFMLAIIRDLLPSNPHLRLILMSATLDAERFSGYFGGCPVVRVPGFTYPVRTLYLEDVLSILKSGGDNHLSSANLSIPDQKLDLTDEDKLALDEAIILAWTNDEFDALLDLVSSQGSPEIYNYQHQSTLLTPLMVFAGKGRISDVCMLLSFGADWNLKSKDGMTALELAETENQLEAAQIIREHAESSQSNSQQGQQLLDKYMATINPEQVDVSLIQQLMRKICGDSEDGGAILVFLPGWDDINKTRQRLLDSPIFSDGSKFNIICLHSMVPAGEQKKVFSRPPRGCRKIVLATNIAESAVTIDDVVYVIDSGRMKEKSYDPYSNVSTLQSSWVSKANAKQREGRAGRCQPGICYHLYSRLRAASMPDFKVPEIKRMPVEELCLQVKILDPNCKTNDFLQKLLDPPVDQSIANALSILQDIGALTPEEELTELGEKFGHLPVHPLISKMLFFAVLVNCLDPALTLACAADYKEPFTMPMSPVERQKAATAKLELASLCGGDSDHLAVVAAFDCWKNAKERGLAAEFCSQYFVSPSAMKMLDQMRSQLESELKRHGIIPNDISSCSQNSRDPGILRAVLAVGLYPMVGRLCPSFGNNRRSLVETASGAKVRVHSLSNNFNLSSKKYDESLVVFDEITRGDGGMHIRNCTVARDLPLLLVSTEIAVAPTERSDADDSDGEEEEEEDEETGEEEDEEEGMNIHKAESRREENMMSSPENSVKLVVDRWLPFKTTALEVAQMYILRERLTASILFKVRHPRENLPPHLGASMYAIARILSYDGHAGLSSPSESMRPKHSRTEMYETGGWEEKPNSFLNSLFWSLSLKESKPSSSGHVNRNRQHGFNTVPTEVASMHTQQNIKQRNPKSAINGDPGKKKEKMYVNHTNGIHQPEAASIAKQSKHRSGNGSGSGNKKENMPSDQVYGNQQPNSAPREGASPVANHQISKKTKNRPANISDFGKKKTQYVPKIDLHKKEREDKVEQRGNA